From a region of the Flavobacterium sediminilitoris genome:
- a CDS encoding DUF3820 family protein gives MTNQEQLVKLAHAKMPFGKYKDYYLIDLPEYYIVWYSNKGFPKGQLGEQLKLIHELKLNGLEELIRNIRRNFSKK, from the coding sequence ATGACTAACCAAGAACAACTCGTAAAATTAGCACATGCTAAAATGCCTTTTGGAAAATATAAAGATTACTATCTTATTGATTTACCAGAATATTATATTGTTTGGTATAGTAACAAAGGATTTCCAAAAGGTCAACTAGGCGAACAATTAAAACTAATTCATGAACTAAAATTAAACGGATTAGAAGAATTAATTAGAAATATTCGAAGAAATTTCTCCAAAAAATAA
- a CDS encoding DUF805 domain-containing protein: MEKTEHNYNAFDWFKKVVLKNYSNFEGRARRKEYWYFVLINFIISFVLGFISGLAGLTFNNGNSGILDLIYSLLLIVPSIAVGVRRMHDVGKSGWYLLIPIYNIILAATEGEQKRNEYGENPKSSNHEINEIGTSQE; the protein is encoded by the coding sequence ATGGAAAAAACAGAGCACAATTACAATGCGTTTGATTGGTTCAAAAAAGTTGTTTTAAAAAATTATTCAAACTTTGAAGGTAGAGCAAGGAGAAAGGAATATTGGTATTTTGTACTAATAAATTTTATTATAAGTTTTGTCTTAGGCTTCATTAGTGGTTTAGCGGGACTAACTTTTAATAATGGAAATTCAGGAATATTAGATTTAATATATTCTCTATTATTAATAGTACCTTCTATAGCAGTTGGAGTAAGAAGAATGCATGATGTTGGTAAAAGTGGTTGGTATTTATTAATTCCAATTTATAATATTATATTAGCTGCTACTGAGGGTGAACAAAAAAGAAATGAATATGGAGAGAATCCAAAAAGTTCAAATCATGAAATCAATGAAATAGGAACCTCACAAGAATAA
- a CDS encoding RDD family protein, translating into MEVSKLNRFLGYFIDGIVSYIIPAILAFIAGATEMYWLVSLSYIFLIAYLLLRDALFGGQSIGKKVMKYKAVKEDGSSLDGDYMASIMRNVTLFIPLVDAILVLIDKPRLGDNIAKTKVVNV; encoded by the coding sequence ATGGAAGTATCAAAGTTAAACAGATTTTTGGGTTATTTTATTGATGGTATAGTATCATATATTATTCCAGCAATTTTAGCATTTATAGCTGGGGCAACAGAGATGTATTGGCTTGTTTCTTTAAGCTATATCTTTTTAATCGCTTACCTTCTTCTAAGAGATGCACTATTTGGTGGGCAAAGTATTGGTAAAAAAGTAATGAAATACAAAGCTGTAAAAGAAGACGGTTCATCTTTAGACGGTGATTACATGGCTAGTATTATGAGAAATGTTACTTTATTCATACCTTTAGTTGATGCTATCTTAGTTTTAATAGACAAACCAAGATTAGGTGATAATATTGCAAAAACAAAAGTTGTTAACGTATAG
- a CDS encoding CTP synthase: protein MNQTKYIFVTGGVTSSLGKGIIAASLAKLLQARGYRATIQKFDPYINVDPGTLNPYEHGECYVTDDGAETDLDLGHYERFLNVPTSQANNVTTGRVYLSVIEKERRGEFLGKTVQVVPHITNEIKQRMQLLGQSGDYDIVITEIGGTVGDIESLPYIESVRQLLWELGEENGIVIHLTLVPFLAAAGELKTKPTQHSVKTLMESGIKADILVCRTEHELSDDLRQKLALFCNVKKEAVIQSIDASTIYDVPNLMLEEGLDKVTLKKLGLPEKNTPDLKNWNEFLQKHKNPKHVVNIGLVGKYVELQDSYKSILEAFIHAGAANETKVNVISIHSEYLDVKTAEKQLKGLDGILVAPGFGNRGIEGKIETVKYARENNIPFLGICLGMQMAVIEFARNVLGYADANSIEMNDSTTHPVINLMEEQKNIENKGGTMRLGAWKCNLKENTLAHTIYGKTEILERHRHRYEYNGKYLNELENAGLKASGLNPDTGLVEVVEIQNHPFFIGVQYHPEYKSTVANPHPLFVSLVAAAVQHKNKK, encoded by the coding sequence ATGAATCAAACAAAGTATATTTTTGTTACAGGAGGTGTAACTTCTTCCCTAGGAAAAGGAATTATAGCAGCTTCTTTAGCTAAATTGCTACAAGCAAGAGGATATAGGGCAACAATTCAAAAATTTGATCCCTATATAAATGTAGATCCAGGGACATTGAACCCTTATGAACATGGGGAATGTTATGTAACAGATGATGGAGCAGAAACAGATTTAGATTTAGGGCATTATGAGCGTTTTCTAAATGTACCAACTTCTCAAGCTAATAATGTAACTACTGGAAGAGTATATTTATCGGTCATTGAAAAAGAAAGAAGGGGAGAGTTTTTAGGAAAAACAGTTCAAGTTGTACCTCATATTACAAATGAGATTAAGCAACGTATGCAACTATTAGGACAAAGTGGCGATTATGATATTGTAATTACTGAAATTGGAGGAACAGTAGGAGATATAGAATCTCTACCTTATATAGAATCTGTACGTCAATTATTATGGGAATTAGGAGAAGAAAATGGAATTGTAATTCATTTAACATTAGTTCCTTTTTTAGCAGCAGCAGGAGAATTAAAAACAAAACCAACACAACATTCTGTTAAAACATTAATGGAAAGTGGTATAAAAGCGGATATTCTTGTATGTAGAACAGAACACGAACTGTCTGATGATTTACGTCAAAAATTAGCATTATTTTGTAATGTTAAAAAAGAAGCAGTTATTCAATCTATAGATGCATCAACAATTTATGATGTTCCAAATTTAATGCTTGAAGAAGGATTAGATAAAGTTACCCTTAAAAAATTAGGATTGCCTGAAAAGAATACTCCGGATTTAAAAAATTGGAATGAATTTTTACAAAAACATAAAAACCCTAAACATGTAGTAAATATTGGTTTAGTAGGGAAATATGTAGAATTACAAGATTCTTATAAATCAATACTAGAAGCATTTATACATGCAGGTGCTGCCAATGAAACAAAAGTTAATGTCATTTCAATACATTCAGAGTATTTAGATGTCAAAACGGCAGAAAAACAATTAAAAGGATTAGATGGCATATTAGTTGCTCCTGGATTTGGAAATAGAGGGATTGAAGGAAAAATAGAAACAGTTAAATATGCACGTGAAAATAATATTCCATTTTTAGGAATTTGTTTAGGAATGCAAATGGCAGTTATAGAGTTTGCCAGAAATGTATTAGGATATGCAGATGCAAACTCAATTGAAATGAATGATAGTACAACTCATCCAGTTATTAATTTAATGGAAGAGCAAAAAAATATTGAAAATAAAGGAGGAACCATGCGATTAGGAGCATGGAAATGTAATTTGAAAGAAAATACGTTGGCACATACTATTTATGGAAAAACAGAAATATTAGAACGTCATCGTCATCGTTACGAATATAACGGAAAGTATTTAAACGAATTAGAAAATGCTGGTTTAAAAGCTTCAGGATTAAATCCAGACACGGGCTTAGTTGAAGTAGTAGAAATACAAAATCACCCATTTTTTATAGGAGTTCAATACCATCCAGAATATAAAAGTACTGTTGCAAACCCACACCCACTTTTTGTGAGTTTAGTTGCTGCTGCGGTTCAACATAAAAATAAAAAATAA
- the yidC gene encoding membrane protein insertase YidC, whose translation MEEKKFDFKSIIGFVLISGVLMWMMYSNTPTAEELKEKEKLEQAKKEQKQEVETIADKAIETISSGTDSLSQAKAKETLGSFAYSATLPSAKNDFTEIKNDVLSLKIANKGGYIVEATVLGFDQFEQDSKKPIKLIQENNANFDLAISTADNRVLHTKDLFFEPKLSKEGENQVVTMRLKAGPNQFLEYRYVLKPGEYMLDFAIRSQGLENVINPSKAIDLEWQLKSYRNEKSISYENRYTELVFEYENGKDDYLNAAKDSEDEAIDVSYIAFKQHLFTSILLTDTPFKTAKFKSDNLVEDTEKDTIFTKNFVAQLPLEVKNGAVNYNMNWYYGPSKYDILNKYDKNLDEIMPLGWGIFGWINRYIFIPVFGFISGFLPFGIAIIVFTILVRIAMSPVTYKSYVSQAKMKVLRPEIAELNEKFKDNAMKKQQETMKLYSKAGVNPMAGCLPALMQMPVFYALFQFFPSMFDLRQQGFLWADDLSSYDAILTWKQHIPVITFITGNHISLFALLAAIAIFFYMKMTTGDQQMSAPTQEGMPDMGKIMKVMLYISPLMMLFFFNSYASGLSLYYFVSNLITIGIMLVIKNYIVKEDKILAKIQENKSKPKKESKFQRKMREMMEQAEAQKNANKK comes from the coding sequence ATGGAAGAAAAAAAGTTTGATTTTAAATCAATTATCGGATTTGTATTAATCTCTGGAGTTTTAATGTGGATGATGTATTCAAATACACCAACTGCTGAAGAATTAAAGGAAAAAGAAAAATTAGAACAAGCAAAGAAAGAGCAAAAACAAGAAGTTGAAACAATTGCAGACAAAGCCATTGAAACAATTTCTTCTGGAACGGATTCATTATCGCAAGCAAAAGCAAAAGAAACACTAGGATCATTTGCTTATTCAGCTACTTTGCCTTCAGCAAAAAACGATTTTACAGAAATTAAAAACGATGTTCTTTCCTTAAAAATAGCAAATAAAGGTGGATATATTGTAGAAGCTACAGTACTAGGATTTGATCAATTTGAACAAGATTCAAAAAAACCAATTAAACTTATACAAGAAAATAATGCTAATTTTGACTTAGCAATTAGCACAGCAGATAATCGTGTGTTACATACAAAAGATTTATTCTTTGAGCCTAAACTCTCAAAAGAAGGAGAAAATCAAGTAGTAACAATGCGTTTAAAAGCAGGTCCAAATCAATTTTTAGAATATAGATATGTTTTAAAACCAGGAGAATACATGTTAGATTTTGCAATTCGCTCGCAAGGTTTAGAAAATGTAATCAATCCATCAAAAGCTATTGATTTAGAATGGCAATTAAAATCATATCGTAATGAAAAAAGTATTTCTTACGAAAACAGATATACAGAATTAGTTTTTGAATATGAAAACGGAAAAGATGATTATTTAAATGCAGCAAAAGATTCAGAAGATGAAGCAATTGACGTTTCTTATATAGCTTTTAAACAACATTTATTCACGTCAATTCTTTTAACAGATACGCCTTTCAAAACAGCAAAATTCAAATCAGATAATTTAGTAGAAGACACAGAAAAAGATACTATTTTTACAAAGAATTTTGTAGCTCAATTACCATTAGAAGTTAAAAATGGAGCTGTAAACTATAATATGAATTGGTATTATGGACCATCTAAATACGATATTTTAAATAAATATGATAAAAATTTAGATGAAATAATGCCATTAGGTTGGGGAATTTTCGGATGGATAAACCGTTATATTTTTATTCCAGTATTTGGATTTATTAGCGGATTTTTACCATTTGGTATTGCAATCATTGTTTTTACTATTTTAGTACGTATAGCAATGTCACCTGTTACATATAAATCTTATGTTTCTCAAGCTAAAATGAAGGTTTTACGACCAGAAATTGCAGAATTGAATGAAAAATTCAAAGACAATGCAATGAAGAAACAACAAGAAACAATGAAATTATATTCAAAAGCAGGAGTAAACCCTATGGCAGGATGTTTACCAGCATTAATGCAAATGCCTGTTTTCTATGCATTGTTTCAGTTCTTCCCATCTATGTTTGATTTAAGACAACAAGGATTCCTTTGGGCAGATGATTTATCTTCGTATGATGCTATTTTAACTTGGAAACAACATATTCCAGTTATTACATTCATTACAGGAAATCATATAAGTTTGTTTGCATTATTAGCAGCTATAGCAATTTTCTTTTATATGAAAATGACAACAGGAGATCAGCAAATGAGCGCACCTACACAAGAAGGAATGCCTGATATGGGGAAAATAATGAAAGTAATGCTCTATATTTCACCATTAATGATGTTGTTCTTCTTTAATAGCTACGCATCTGGTTTATCATTATATTATTTTGTGTCAAATTTAATTACTATTGGAATTATGTTAGTAATTAAAAATTACATTGTAAAAGAAGATAAAATTTTAGCTAAAATTCAAGAAAATAAATCAAAACCCAAAAAGGAAAGTAAGTTCCAAAGAAAAATGAGGGAAATGATGGAACAAGCTGAAGCGCAAAAAAACGCAAATAAAAAATAA
- the proC gene encoding pyrroline-5-carboxylate reductase has protein sequence MKTLIIGYGNMGQTYANSFVSSGFVSSKDIFILSRSEVDKKQRLSIDKANFHLIPSFITFDVDIIILAVKPQDFNDLVINIKPFIKEEHVILSVMAGITIETIQNKLNCKKVVRSMPNIPTQIGLGMTVFSASSNVDRKELFIIQNLINTTGKSIYIEKEEMLNAATAVSGSGPAYVFYFMNAMIQAAIELGFTQSEAEFLVNQTFIGAVQLQNRSKIELKEWIVKVSSKGGTTEAALEIFNQNKIQNNIQKGIKSANKRAEELGKNQA, from the coding sequence ATGAAAACACTTATAATAGGTTATGGAAATATGGGACAAACTTACGCGAATAGTTTTGTAAGTTCAGGCTTTGTATCTTCAAAAGATATTTTTATTCTAAGCAGAAGCGAAGTTGATAAGAAACAACGACTTTCAATTGATAAAGCAAATTTTCATCTTATTCCTTCATTCATTACTTTTGATGTTGATATTATTATTTTAGCTGTTAAACCTCAAGATTTTAATGATTTAGTAATAAATATTAAACCTTTTATAAAAGAAGAACACGTTATTCTATCTGTTATGGCAGGAATTACAATAGAGACAATTCAAAATAAATTGAACTGTAAGAAAGTAGTGCGATCAATGCCTAATATTCCAACTCAAATTGGCTTAGGAATGACTGTTTTTTCAGCCTCATCAAACGTTGATAGAAAGGAACTTTTCATTATTCAAAATTTAATAAATACTACAGGTAAATCAATTTATATTGAAAAAGAAGAAATGTTAAATGCAGCTACAGCAGTTTCAGGAAGTGGACCAGCTTATGTTTTTTATTTTATGAATGCTATGATTCAAGCAGCAATTGAATTAGGTTTTACACAATCGGAAGCAGAGTTCTTAGTAAATCAAACATTTATAGGAGCTGTTCAATTGCAAAATCGAAGTAAAATTGAATTAAAAGAATGGATTGTTAAAGTTTCATCTAAAGGAGGAACTACCGAAGCGGCTTTAGAAATTTTTAATCAAAATAAAATTCAAAATAATATTCAAAAAGGAATTAAATCAGCAAATAAAAGAGCGGAAGAACTTGGGAAAAATCAAGCATAA
- a CDS encoding fasciclin domain-containing protein, translating to MKNFAKLIKLTLIAITFIMMFSCSDDDIVTPVRNSISAITSKNPQFSTLIEALDKTGLTQTLDQNGPFTFFAPTNDAFDTFLLDNGFSSINDIPVNTLKEIILNHVANEKMLSTTFTTGYINSLAKGFASSTNNLSLYLDTGENGENTKINGISMIIRTDILASNGVIHEVDKIINLATIIDHIKANPTFSTLATAVTSTDSNGNGFGDQSAVSNALTENTIPLTIFAPTNDAFTTATTGSGFAVGATPSQVSTILQYHVTSLGNILSTSLTDEQVISMITDPSQDITIDLSEPSIPKITDQATTQANIIAPVNIQCSNGIIHTIDKVLQPNL from the coding sequence ATGAAAAACTTTGCAAAATTAATCAAATTAACTTTAATCGCTATAACATTTATAATGATGTTTTCTTGCTCTGATGATGACATTGTTACACCTGTTAGAAATAGTATTTCAGCGATCACATCTAAAAACCCTCAATTCAGCACGTTAATTGAAGCTTTAGACAAAACTGGTTTAACACAAACATTAGACCAAAATGGGCCTTTTACTTTTTTTGCTCCTACAAATGATGCTTTTGATACTTTTTTACTAGATAACGGTTTTTCTTCCATAAATGATATACCTGTTAACACATTAAAAGAAATAATATTAAATCATGTTGCTAATGAAAAAATGCTTTCAACAACATTTACAACAGGTTATATAAATTCATTAGCCAAAGGTTTTGCTTCTTCTACAAATAATTTAAGTTTATATCTTGATACTGGAGAGAACGGAGAAAACACAAAGATAAATGGAATTTCAATGATTATAAGAACTGATATTTTAGCTTCAAATGGTGTTATTCATGAAGTTGATAAAATAATAAATTTAGCAACTATAATTGATCATATAAAGGCAAATCCAACATTTTCTACTTTAGCAACTGCTGTAACAAGCACAGATAGCAATGGAAATGGATTTGGAGATCAAAGTGCTGTTTCAAATGCTTTAACAGAAAACACAATACCTTTAACAATATTTGCTCCTACAAATGATGCCTTTACAACTGCTACAACTGGAAGTGGCTTTGCGGTTGGAGCAACTCCATCTCAAGTTTCTACAATTTTACAATATCATGTTACTTCACTTGGAAATATATTATCTACATCTTTAACTGACGAACAAGTAATATCTATGATTACTGATCCATCACAAGATATTACAATTGATTTAAGCGAGCCTTCTATTCCTAAAATAACAGATCAGGCTACAACACAAGCTAATATTATAGCTCCTGTTAATATACAATGCTCAAATGGAATTATTCATACAATTGACAAAGTATTACAGCCAAATTTATAA
- a CDS encoding toxin-antitoxin system YwqK family antitoxin: MLIKKIISSFILLICCFTTFSQEEINKFDDKGNRHGLWKGNHEKSKRPRYEGSFNHGKEIGVFNYFDDTKEGTIIATRDFSKGDGSCYVIFYNQKKDKVSEGKLVNKVPEGEWKYYHFESKQLMTIENYKSGKLNGKKKIFYKDGSLAEESNYLDGKLEGIYKKYAENETILEETNYKKGQLNGVAIYYDGEGKISLKGQYKNDKKWGYWETYENGKLSKKEKISKDTRKTFKLKSGDDGKLYPSDLKVKNESEKK, translated from the coding sequence ATGTTAATAAAAAAAATAATTTCCAGTTTTATCCTTCTTATATGTTGTTTTACAACTTTTTCTCAAGAAGAAATAAACAAATTTGATGATAAAGGTAACCGCCATGGCTTGTGGAAAGGAAATCATGAAAAATCTAAAAGACCACGATATGAAGGTAGCTTTAATCATGGAAAAGAAATAGGAGTTTTTAATTATTTTGATGATACTAAAGAAGGAACAATCATTGCTACACGCGATTTCTCTAAAGGAGATGGTTCATGTTATGTTATTTTTTACAATCAGAAGAAAGATAAAGTTAGCGAAGGGAAATTAGTAAATAAAGTGCCAGAAGGAGAATGGAAATACTATCATTTTGAAAGTAAACAGTTGATGACAATTGAAAACTATAAATCAGGAAAATTAAACGGTAAAAAGAAAATTTTTTATAAAGATGGAAGTTTAGCAGAAGAATCAAATTATTTAGATGGAAAATTAGAAGGAATTTATAAAAAGTATGCAGAAAATGAGACCATTTTAGAAGAAACAAATTATAAAAAAGGACAATTGAATGGTGTTGCAATTTATTATGATGGAGAAGGGAAGATAAGTTTGAAAGGACAATACAAGAATGATAAAAAATGGGGATATTGGGAAACATATGAAAACGGAAAATTAAGCAAGAAAGAAAAAATATCAAAGGATACCAGAAAGACTTTTAAATTAAAAAGTGGCGATGATGGAAAATTATATCCTTCAGATTTGAAAGTGAAAAATGAAAGTGAAAAAAAATAA
- the mnmA gene encoding tRNA 2-thiouridine(34) synthase MnmA, producing the protein MKRVVVGLSGGVDSSVAAYLLQEQGYEVIGLFMKNWHDDSVTISNECPWLEDSNDALLVAEKLGIPFQTVDLSEEYKEKIVDYMFKEYEQGRTPNPDVLCNREIKFDVFMKIAMSLGADYVATGHYCRKGIIENNGEEVYQLLAGKDDNKDQSYFLCQLSQEQLSKALFPIGELTKPEVREIAAKLDLITAEKKDSQGLCFIGKVRLPEFLQQKLQPKEGIIIEVSSDADIFNETTMKFSNEEEAFAFESRNRDYTNERGKVVGKHQGAHYFTKGQRKGLNVGGTKEALFVIETDVEKNIIYTGQGSSHPGLYKKALFIKNEEVHWIREDLSLQPNETMEVMARIRYRQPLQKATLHQFENGMYVVFNEPQSAITEGQFVAWHKDDEVLGSGVIS; encoded by the coding sequence ATGAAAAGAGTAGTAGTAGGACTTTCAGGAGGAGTAGATTCTAGTGTAGCAGCATATTTATTACAAGAACAAGGATATGAAGTAATAGGACTTTTTATGAAAAATTGGCACGATGATTCAGTGACCATTTCAAATGAATGTCCATGGTTAGAAGATAGTAATGATGCACTTTTAGTTGCTGAAAAGCTAGGAATACCTTTTCAAACAGTAGATTTATCAGAAGAATACAAAGAAAAAATTGTTGATTACATGTTCAAAGAGTATGAACAAGGAAGAACACCAAATCCAGATGTATTATGCAATAGAGAAATTAAATTTGATGTATTCATGAAAATTGCAATGTCATTAGGAGCTGATTATGTAGCAACAGGACATTACTGTAGAAAAGGAATTATAGAAAATAATGGAGAAGAAGTATATCAATTATTAGCAGGAAAAGACGACAATAAAGACCAATCTTATTTCTTATGTCAGTTGTCACAAGAACAACTATCAAAAGCATTATTTCCTATTGGTGAATTAACAAAACCTGAAGTAAGAGAAATTGCAGCTAAATTAGACTTGATTACAGCAGAAAAGAAAGATTCACAAGGACTTTGCTTTATTGGGAAAGTACGTTTACCAGAATTTTTACAGCAAAAATTACAACCAAAAGAAGGAATAATCATAGAAGTATCATCAGATGCCGATATTTTTAATGAAACGACTATGAAATTTTCAAATGAAGAAGAAGCATTTGCATTCGAATCGAGAAATAGAGATTACACGAATGAAAGAGGAAAAGTAGTAGGAAAACACCAAGGTGCTCACTATTTTACAAAAGGACAAAGAAAAGGATTAAATGTAGGAGGAACAAAAGAAGCACTATTTGTTATTGAAACAGATGTTGAAAAAAACATTATTTATACAGGTCAAGGAAGCAGTCATCCAGGATTATATAAAAAAGCATTATTCATCAAAAACGAAGAAGTACATTGGATACGAGAAGACCTTTCTTTACAACCTAATGAAACAATGGAAGTAATGGCTCGTATTCGTTATCGACAACCTTTACAAAAAGCGACATTACATCAATTTGAAAATGGAATGTATGTTGTGTTTAATGAACCTCAATCAGCAATTACTGAAGGACAATTTGTAGCTTGGCACAAAGATGACGAAGTTTTAGGTAGTGGTGTAATTTCTTAA
- a CDS encoding calcium/sodium antiporter, translating into MNVLFIIVGLVLLVVGGNWLLKSSVGLSLRLNISKIIVGLTVVSFATSAPEMIVSVQAALDGFPDIALGNVIGSNIGNIGLVLGVVLLINTIQVDNSFYVTDWPTKMLASTLLFIFLIIDGGLTRIDGLIFIFVLAIFLIILIKKNKRVQVELEVSEEENMPYLKIIGFLALGGVALWGGSELLVKGAVNLAENVGVSKRVIAVTVVSIGTSIPELASSIIAAIKKENDISIGNIIGSNIFNILSVLGVTAIIKPIEKVDVRIVEQDIYWMLGFAFILLPLVIFPKRGSLSFKEGILLLIAYGTFLYFTVI; encoded by the coding sequence ATGAACGTATTATTTATTATTGTAGGACTAGTATTATTAGTCGTGGGAGGAAATTGGTTATTAAAATCATCAGTAGGACTTTCCTTACGACTTAATATATCTAAAATTATCGTTGGTTTAACCGTTGTTTCATTTGCAACTTCTGCACCAGAAATGATCGTGAGTGTTCAAGCAGCATTAGATGGTTTCCCAGATATTGCATTAGGAAATGTTATCGGATCAAACATTGGAAATATAGGTTTAGTATTAGGAGTTGTTTTATTGATTAATACCATTCAAGTTGATAATAGTTTTTATGTTACCGATTGGCCTACAAAAATGCTTGCTTCAACACTATTATTCATTTTTTTAATAATTGATGGAGGTTTAACACGTATTGATGGTTTAATATTTATTTTTGTTTTAGCTATATTTCTAATAATATTGATAAAGAAGAACAAAAGAGTACAGGTAGAGCTAGAAGTTTCAGAAGAAGAAAACATGCCATATCTGAAAATTATTGGATTTCTTGCTTTAGGAGGTGTAGCATTATGGGGTGGTTCTGAACTTTTAGTAAAAGGAGCTGTTAATTTGGCGGAAAATGTAGGAGTAAGTAAACGAGTAATTGCTGTAACAGTAGTTTCAATAGGAACAAGTATTCCAGAATTAGCATCATCAATAATTGCTGCAATTAAAAAAGAAAATGATATTTCAATTGGAAATATCATAGGATCAAATATTTTTAATATACTAAGCGTGTTAGGTGTTACGGCAATAATTAAACCTATTGAAAAAGTAGATGTAAGAATTGTTGAACAAGATATTTATTGGATGTTAGGTTTCGCATTTATTTTATTGCCACTAGTAATATTTCCTAAGCGTGGAAGTTTAAGCTTTAAAGAAGGTATTTTATTATTAATAGCTTATGGTACCTTTTTATATTTTACAGTTATTTAG